The bacterium DNA window TTCTATCCGTAGAACCGGCGACGCCAAAACTAATTTCGGCAACCCCGTCTTTGTAATTATCAAGCGTGACGTTGGTAATCGAAGCTGATGGACCTTTAACAACATAGCGGAACTGTGCCTCCATAGAAATTTTTTCATTGTTTTCATCGTAGAGGGCGATGGTGTTGAGATATGACCCCGGGGTTTTTTCGGCGACGATAGGGAGGTTGAAATCATTATCCGATTTTGCTTCAAAAGTGGATATACCTAAATCAACAGTTTTTGTCGTTGGGTTTGTGGTTAGGTCTTTCTTTGTTGTCAGTACTAATTTGCCACTAATTCCCGTTTTAGATGTATTGTTTTCATTTAGTGTGATAGAAAATTCCTGCCCCGGTTCAACATTGACGCCGTCGTTGGCTCTCCAGGTTCCAGCCTCAACACCACTTACCGGGTCTGTTGATTTTACATTAACAGATTTTGTGGCTAAAAATGGAAAAGCGCCTGTCCCAACATTGTTATTTGTAAAATTGACTGTATCCCAACCATAGCCGCGTCCATTGGCGGAGAGAAGGCTTACTCTGATGCGGTAGTCACCCTTATCGACCGGAGGAAGTTTGTAGGAAACAGTTTCTTTTTTCGCTTCTTTCGGGTTAAGCGTAATTCCCTTGCTTTGTAAAACACGTTCAAAAACAATCGGCGAGTCTACAATCATTTTGCCAACAGGAATAACCGGCGCTTCACTTAACAAAAGAATCTCATAATTAACACCCGTCACAATGGAACCGGTTGTATTTGTCATTGTAAACGTGCCGGAAAGGACACCGTTTGTATTAGTGATAGCCAGACCACTCGCTGCCACGTCGGGAGATGAAGATTGACTAACAGGAGCGACTGTAGCAGGAGAGGAAGGGGTCGTTACAGATAATGGCGTTGCTTCAACCGCCTTGGCTTTGGGTGCGGAATACGCAAGAAAAGCCAGACCGGCTACTGCCGTAAAAGCGAGTACGGTTGGAATAAATAATCTTTTCATCGTGTTGCGCATATTGATGTTGGTTGTGAGATATTAGTTCTTTATTACTATAGCACAAACACAGAGAATGAAAATATATTTTTTTGATTGTGAAATAGTTGGGGGTGGTGTAGGCCGATGGCGTCTTGCGTGATAAAATAATTATTGAAAAATATGAATTTTTGTGTAGGTGGTACTTGTGAAAAAATTAGCTTTTAGGGTTTTTGGTATTTTAAAACTCTTTGTGCTTGATTTCATAATTCACAAAAAAAGTATTCTGCTCTCGGTATTGTCGGGAGTATTAGTAGTATTTGCCTTTCCTAATTTTAATGTGTGGCCATTGGCGTGGGTGGCGCTTATTCCAATGTTTTTTGCTTTGAAAAACAAGAACTTAAAGCAGACTTTTGTTTTGGGCTTGATTTTTGGTCTGGTGGCAAATTTAGGTTTTTTGCGGTGGCTTCCGTTTTCCGTTTTCAATATCTCCAATTCGCTTTTGCCGGGGATAGAGGTTTGGATAATAGCCGTTATTTATCCGGCTGTTTCCATCGGAATATTTTTTCTTTTATATAGCTTTATTCAAAAAAACTTAACAGGTAAAAAGAAAAGATTGTGGAACGATTTGCTTGGGATAATTTCTATCCCGGCAATATGGGTAGTGCTTGAGTTTGTGCAATATTTATTATTTCAAGGATTTCCGTTTACATATGACTTTTTAGGGCACACTCAATGGAATAATGTACGTATTATTCAAGTGTCCGCGTTTACCGGTGTATTTGGAGTATCTTTTTTGGTGGTGTTGGTAAATTTGTGTTTATATCGTCTTTGGGAAAACAGGAAGGCGAAAGAGGCGATATTTGGCATAGTAATTTTTGCCGTTTGTCTTTTCTATGGAGTTTGGATTATTGATTTTAAAGCACCAAAAATAAGCGAAAATAAGGCGAATATGGTAAAAGCCGTAATACTTGATGGAGACATCGATTCAAGGGTCAAATGGCAAAATAAAGAAAAAGTGGCCAATTTTATTTCTGGTACATATTTGGATTTAAACAAAAAAGCAGTCGCGGAAAATCCGAATTTAATAGTTTGGACAGAAACCGCCATACCATGGGCAATAGAAGGCGGGGACGACTTGGTAGAAGCATCATTAAAAATAACTAATCCAACCGGTGCTTTTCATCTTATAGGGATGCCTTCATATGCAAATTCAGAAAAGAGTAAATATTTCAACTCGGCATTATTTTTTTCACCCGCCGGTCTTATGTTGGATAGGTATGACAAATTTCACTTGATGACTTTTTTTGAAACAGGTAGAAAAATTGGCGCGATAAATGTGGGAAACGCAAATTCAAGATACGTCCAAGGAGAAAAAAATAAATTGCTAAACACCCCCCTTGGTAAAATAGCGGTTATTATTTGTAATGAAAATTTATACCAAGACTATGCCAGAAGGATTGTGAATAAAGGCGCGGAGTTTATTGTATCAATCGGTAATGATAGTTTACTGGCGAATGATACGATAATATCCCAACATTTTGCCGTTAATTATTTTAGGGCGGTGGAAAACAGAAGGGATATTATTGTTGCCAATAATGACGGAATTTCCGGAGCAGTGGATGCTTTTGGCAGAACCATAACCGTATCTTCTGAAAATAATAGTCATATAATTCCAACAACGATAGAAAAGAGAAACCAAAAAAGTTTTTATACCGCGTATGGTGATGTGTTTTCTTATTTCTGTGTTTTATGCGGACTTTTGGGTGTGATTTTGTCTTTTATCCCTTCCACAATAGAAATTACCCAATAACTTATTTACGGACGAGGTCTAAATAGAAACGATTCCGGTTTTATATTCTTTGCCTTGCCAGAGATGCGTTGGTTGATTTTTTCCGTCGAAGATTTGCGTGGGGGAAGATGCGGAGTTGTCGATTATGTTTGTGATTGTAATATTTGGTTCCGCCAAATAACGGACAGTGTTTCTTTGGATGCGCGTGAACGTTGGTTTGTTAATTGAAATCATACTGTCGTGGAAAATTCTTAGGCCATCGGTTAGTCCCGTAAAAGTTGCATTGTTTATGGCTGTATTGCCGCCAAGTGTGAGGATACCCACTGTTCCTTCGTTTATTTGGAGGTTTTGAATTTTTACCTTTCCTTTTTCTAAAACAGACACGCCCACAACATTATTAGTAAACACGCCGGAAATTGTCGCTTTGCCTCCGTTTAGTGTTGTCACAGCCGTTGTCGCGTCTTGGATTTGGCAGTTTTCCAAATTGATTTCCCCATTATTTTCCGCAGTAAGGCCGTACCAATAACGGCGTTGGTTGTAAGCCTGGTTGGATTGCCAAGTTACGTTATTGGCTATGAGTTTGCCGTGTACGGTTATTTTGGCGTCGCGATTGGCGTAAAATACGGTGTCCGGTTCAACTTGCACCGTTTTACCTTCAGGGATCACAATGTTTCCCTGGAGAATGTAGTTGCCCTTGGTGACGTTGTCTTTGAGTTCGTCTTTAATAATAGGAACGTTGCTGATTATTGTCGTATTTTTCGGGACTGCGTTTTCAATTTCCATATTGATTAACGGAGTTTGCAGTTTGGGTTCGTTGCGCAATAGGACGGTTAAAAAAAGTGCCAACAAGACGATTGTGGCGAAAAGGCTCTTTTTTGTAAGGCGCGTCATAAGGAGACAGTCTAGAGTGTCGATGTTTAATAGCGCAAGAGGGCGCCGACGCTACCCAAAGCAGTCAGATCGATATTTTCATCCACGAATTCCACAACACCGTCCTCCAGAAAAACTTTTTCGGCGGCCTGCTCCAAAATATCTTCGACAGGTTTCGTGACATTTTGGCAGTTTGAGCAACGAATTTGGGGCAATGAAAGGGTGTGGCAATTTGTGCACCATGAACCCGGAGAATGAAAACCTTGGATGAGGAGTAATTTTTGGACGCGATTTTCATTGATGGCTTTTAGAGTATTTTGGAGGCCGGCTGTGGCTTTGTTTGGGTGGGCGAGTGCGTTGCGAAGCTCAAGCACAGCGTTTTTTTCACTTGCTCTTTCGGCCGAGGCGGCAATTTTCAACGTTCTCTCAAGTGTTTCGGTGGAGGGTTCATTCGTTTTAGCCGGAATATGTCCGATGACCATTTTTTGTTCACGGTCGGGTAGATTTTTCTTAAATAAATAAAGAATGTCGGGGTCGCCACCCAAAACAATTCGTTTTACATCGGTATTGGCGATTTGTTTGACTAAATGTTTGGTGACGCGTTGAATGTGTTTTTCGATGGCATTGTCTACTCGATGTTCGTATCTTTTTTGTGACCAACCGCCCTGTTTGGAACGATTTGGAATATCGTTAATGAATTCGGCGGACTGTTCAATTTCTCCCATTGCGACTAGATAAAAATGCGCACTGTTTTTGTTGGCAATTACGATGGCGTACTGTTCGTATTGATCCAATAAAAACAAAAGCGGACGGACGTAGGGATTATTATCGACGTGGGATTGGGAACGAACGGGACGAGGCAAAGTATAAATAACGATGTCTTGGTTGCGTCGTGTCTGTTTTTCGTCAAGCGAGGCGAACATGGCGATGGCGCGAATAGTGCCGTATGGCAATACCTTTTCGT harbors:
- the lnt gene encoding apolipoprotein N-acyltransferase; translation: MLDFIIHKKSILLSVLSGVLVVFAFPNFNVWPLAWVALIPMFFALKNKNLKQTFVLGLIFGLVANLGFLRWLPFSVFNISNSLLPGIEVWIIAVIYPAVSIGIFFLLYSFIQKNLTGKKKRLWNDLLGIISIPAIWVVLEFVQYLLFQGFPFTYDFLGHTQWNNVRIIQVSAFTGVFGVSFLVVLVNLCLYRLWENRKAKEAIFGIVIFAVCLFYGVWIIDFKAPKISENKANMVKAVILDGDIDSRVKWQNKEKVANFISGTYLDLNKKAVAENPNLIVWTETAIPWAIEGGDDLVEASLKITNPTGAFHLIGMPSYANSEKSKYFNSALFFSPAGLMLDRYDKFHLMTFFETGRKIGAINVGNANSRYVQGEKNKLLNTPLGKIAVIICNENLYQDYARRIVNKGAEFIVSIGNDSLLANDTIISQHFAVNYFRAVENRRDIIVANNDGISGAVDAFGRTITVSSENNSHIIPTTIEKRNQKSFYTAYGDVFSYFCVLCGLLGVILSFIPSTIEITQ
- a CDS encoding Vms1/Ankzf1 family peptidyl-tRNA hydrolase produces the protein MFTKNELKQLETNGKLRAPVLSLYLNLDKKTPEGQHYLAELRRVLSIANKQIVTSHKEAGKLQKQLHELILPRLLDFIDEKVLPYGTIRAIAMFASLDEKQTRRNQDIVIYTLPRPVRSQSHVDNNPYVRPLLFLLDQYEQYAIVIANKNSAHFYLVAMGEIEQSAEFINDIPNRSKQGGWSQKRYEHRVDNAIEKHIQRVTKHLVKQIANTDVKRIVLGGDPDILYLFKKNLPDREQKMVIGHIPAKTNEPSTETLERTLKIAASAERASEKNAVLELRNALAHPNKATAGLQNTLKAINENRVQKLLLIQGFHSPGSWCTNCHTLSLPQIRCSNCQNVTKPVEDILEQAAEKVFLEDGVVEFVDENIDLTALGSVGALLRY